One Pseudomonas sp. HOU2 genomic window carries:
- a CDS encoding NAD(P)-dependent oxidoreductase, with translation MMSTLPSLGFAGIGLMGLPMCRRLLAAGYPLTVWNRNPAKCAPLVEAGARQVASPAELCEHADMVMLCLADTAVVREVVFGAGGVAEGAKNGQLLVDFSSLEPTATREMAAELAGKTGMSWLDSPVSGGVVGAEAGSLAIMVGGEAGDLDRVRPVLLNLGQRVTHMGGIGAGQVTKACNQMIVACNALVIAEVVALAEQAGVDARLIAEALAGGFADSKPLQILAPQMAESRFQPVKWHVRTLLKDLDTAVKFSREQGSATPISGLAAQLMRLHGAQGFLQKDPATLVQMYRAPDSTD, from the coding sequence GTCTGCTGGCGGCGGGTTATCCGCTGACCGTGTGGAACCGCAATCCGGCCAAGTGCGCGCCGCTGGTCGAAGCCGGCGCCCGGCAGGTGGCGAGCCCCGCTGAATTGTGTGAACACGCGGACATGGTGATGCTCTGTCTGGCCGACACGGCAGTGGTGCGCGAGGTGGTGTTTGGCGCCGGGGGTGTGGCTGAAGGTGCGAAAAACGGCCAGTTGCTGGTGGACTTTTCCAGCCTCGAACCGACGGCAACTCGCGAGATGGCGGCCGAGTTGGCAGGCAAGACCGGGATGAGCTGGCTCGATTCACCGGTGTCCGGCGGTGTGGTCGGTGCCGAGGCTGGCAGTCTGGCGATCATGGTCGGCGGCGAGGCGGGGGATCTGGATCGGGTGCGCCCGGTGCTGCTCAACCTCGGTCAACGGGTCACGCACATGGGCGGCATTGGCGCCGGGCAAGTGACCAAGGCCTGCAACCAGATGATCGTCGCCTGCAATGCGCTGGTGATTGCCGAAGTGGTGGCGCTGGCCGAACAGGCCGGAGTCGATGCGCGCTTGATCGCCGAGGCGCTGGCCGGTGGGTTTGCCGATTCGAAACCGTTGCAGATCCTCGCGCCGCAAATGGCCGAGAGCCGTTTTCAACCGGTGAAATGGCACGTGCGCACGCTGCTCAAAGACCTCGATACCGCAGTGAAATTCTCCCGCGAACAAGGCTCGGCCACGCCGATCAGCGGATTGGCCGCACAATTGATGCGCCTGCATGGGGCGCAGGGCTTTTTGCAGAAGGATCCAGCGACACTGGTACAAATGTACCGCGCGCCAGACTCAACGGATTGA
- a CDS encoding LysR substrate-binding domain-containing protein has protein sequence MPLHQDLPPLMALRAFEAVARHLSFIKAADELSVTQSAVSHQVQKLEEFLRLRLFVRRTRAIDLTPAGQAYYQQIEPALAAIAAATRPLRGEQPSTLRIGLLASFATLWLAPRLADFSTKYPHIHVELLPSVQLADVAGGEVDLAIRYGKGGWPKVLARRFMSETLTPVCSPDFKANGVKNGPLLMAKSHQPFEWTDWYQHSGIDLSHVPSVMLHDYNIVVEAAVAGQGIAMGRQCLIERRLKEGSLVPAFDTPPLHGEIGYWLVTPQRPPEADVQSFSQWLDAKAHP, from the coding sequence GTGCCCCTGCATCAGGACCTGCCACCGCTGATGGCCCTGCGCGCCTTTGAAGCCGTGGCCCGCCATTTGAGTTTCATCAAGGCTGCCGACGAGTTGTCAGTGACCCAGAGTGCGGTCAGTCATCAGGTGCAAAAACTCGAAGAATTTCTCCGCCTGCGCCTGTTTGTCCGACGCACCCGCGCCATCGATCTGACGCCGGCCGGGCAAGCGTACTACCAGCAAATCGAACCTGCCCTCGCCGCCATCGCTGCCGCCACCCGGCCACTGCGCGGTGAGCAGCCAAGCACCTTGCGCATTGGCCTGCTCGCCTCGTTCGCCACTTTATGGCTGGCACCGCGACTGGCGGATTTCAGCACGAAATACCCACACATCCACGTCGAACTGCTGCCCTCCGTGCAACTGGCCGATGTCGCTGGCGGCGAGGTGGATCTGGCGATCCGCTATGGCAAGGGTGGCTGGCCGAAAGTCCTGGCCCGACGCTTCATGAGCGAAACCCTGACCCCGGTATGCAGCCCCGACTTCAAGGCCAATGGCGTGAAAAACGGTCCGTTGCTGATGGCCAAGTCGCACCAGCCTTTCGAATGGACAGACTGGTATCAGCACAGCGGCATCGATCTGAGCCACGTCCCCAGCGTGATGCTCCATGACTACAACATCGTCGTCGAGGCGGCGGTCGCCGGTCAGGGCATCGCCATGGGCCGCCAATGCCTGATCGAACGCCGGCTCAAGGAGGGCTCGCTGGTCCCGGCCTTTGACACGCCGCCGTTGCACGGCGAAATCGGTTATTGGCTGGTCACTCCCCAGCGCCCGCCCGAGGCAGACGTGCAGAGTTTCAGCCAATGGCTGGATGCAAAGGCCCACCCATGA
- a CDS encoding RidA family protein, with product MTDLLSKRVEQLGLQLPPPSQPIANYVNQVGTQNRLYISGQIPLIDGKPAFIGRLGEAISEEEGIKAAELAALGLLAQLGDALGDDLSRLGRILRLGVFIATTPDFQRQGAVANGASNLLVNALGEKGRHVRTAVGVCSLPSGVAVEVDAIFELLP from the coding sequence ATGACAGATCTGCTCAGCAAGCGCGTTGAACAACTCGGGCTGCAACTTCCGCCTCCCAGCCAGCCCATCGCCAATTACGTCAATCAGGTCGGTACTCAAAACCGCCTGTACATCTCCGGACAAATTCCGTTGATTGACGGCAAACCGGCCTTCATCGGGCGTCTGGGTGAAGCCATCAGCGAAGAGGAAGGGATCAAGGCTGCCGAACTGGCGGCCTTGGGCCTGCTCGCGCAATTGGGTGATGCCTTGGGCGATGATTTGTCCAGGCTGGGACGTATCCTGCGACTCGGCGTTTTTATCGCCACCACGCCCGACTTTCAACGCCAGGGCGCTGTGGCCAACGGTGCTTCGAATCTGCTGGTCAACGCACTCGGTGAAAAGGGCAGGCATGTCCGTACCGCTGTGGGTGTGTGCAGTCTGCCGAGCGGTGTGGCGGTTGAAGTCGATGCGATTTTCGAGCTGCTCCCGTGA
- the rapA gene encoding RNA polymerase-associated protein RapA, translating into MAQQYQPGQRWISDSEAELGLGTVLAQDGRLLTVLYPATGETRQYALRNAPLTRVRFSPGDTITHFEGWKMTVREVDDVDGLMVYHGLNGQNEAVTLPETQLSNFIQFRLASDRLFAGQIDPLSWFSLRYNTLEHTSRQLQSSLWGLGGVRAQPIAHQLHIAREVADRIAPRVLLADEVGLGKTIEAGLVIHRQLLSGRANRVLILVPENLQHQWLVEMRRRFNLQVALFDEERFIESDATNPFEDTQLALVALEWLVEDEKAQDALFAAGWDLMVVDEAHHLVWHEDKASPEYSLVEQLAEVIPGVLLLTATPEQLGQDSHFARLRLLDPNRFHDLAAFRAESENYRPVAEAVQELLDKGRLSPEAHKTIHGFLGNEGEALLTAVNDGDTEASARLVRELLDRHGTGRVLFRNTRAAVQGFPERKLHPYPLPCPDEYLELPLGDHAELYPEVSFQAQPDASEEQRWWKFDPRVEWLIDQLKMLKRTKVLVICAHAETAMDLEDALRVRSGIPATVFHEGMNILERDRAAAYFADEEFGAQVLICSEIGSEGRNFQFAHHLVLFDLPSHPDLLEQRIGRLDRIGQKHIIELHVPYLETSPQERLFQWYHEALNAFLNTCPTGNALQHQFGPRLLPLLEEADDGEWQALIDEARAERERLEQELHTGRDRLLELNSGGAGEGDALVEAILEQDDQFALPIYMETLFDAFGIDSEDHSENALILKPSEKMLDASFPLGDDEGVTITYDRNQALSREDMQFITWEHPMVQGGMDLVLSGSMGNTAVALIKNKALKPGTVLLELLYVSEVVAPRSLQLGRYLPPAALRCLLDANGNDLSPRVSFETLNDQLESVPRASANKFIQAQRDQLTPRINAGEDKITPRHAERVAEARRRLAADTDEELARLTALQAVNPTVRDSELDALRKQRELGLAMLDKAALRLEAIRVLVAG; encoded by the coding sequence ATGGCGCAGCAGTATCAACCGGGGCAACGCTGGATCAGTGACAGCGAAGCAGAGCTTGGTTTAGGCACCGTTCTGGCACAGGACGGCCGCTTGTTGACCGTGCTTTACCCGGCCACTGGCGAAACCCGCCAGTACGCGCTACGGAATGCGCCCCTCACCCGCGTGCGGTTCTCGCCGGGTGACACCATTACGCACTTCGAAGGCTGGAAGATGACCGTGCGCGAAGTCGACGACGTCGACGGACTGATGGTCTATCACGGTCTCAACGGGCAGAACGAAGCCGTTACCCTGCCGGAAACCCAGCTGTCGAACTTCATTCAGTTCCGTCTGGCCAGCGACCGTCTGTTCGCCGGGCAGATCGACCCGCTATCGTGGTTCTCCCTGCGCTACAACACTCTGGAACACACCAGCCGCCAATTGCAGTCCTCGCTCTGGGGCCTGGGCGGCGTGCGTGCGCAACCGATCGCGCACCAGTTGCACATCGCCCGTGAAGTCGCCGACCGTATTGCGCCACGGGTTCTGCTGGCGGACGAAGTGGGTCTGGGTAAAACCATCGAAGCCGGTCTGGTGATCCATCGCCAACTGCTCTCGGGCCGTGCCAACCGCGTGCTGATCCTGGTGCCGGAAAACCTGCAGCATCAGTGGCTGGTGGAAATGCGCCGCCGCTTCAACCTGCAGGTCGCGCTGTTCGACGAAGAACGCTTCATCGAAAGCGATGCCACCAACCCGTTCGAAGACACCCAGCTGGCATTGGTTGCCCTGGAGTGGCTGGTCGAAGACGAGAAGGCGCAGGACGCCTTGTTCGCCGCCGGCTGGGACCTGATGGTGGTCGACGAAGCCCACCACCTGGTGTGGCACGAAGACAAGGCCAGCCCCGAGTATTCGCTGGTCGAACAACTGGCTGAAGTGATTCCCGGCGTGCTGCTGCTCACCGCGACCCCGGAACAGCTCGGTCAGGACAGCCACTTCGCCCGTCTGCGCCTGCTCGACCCGAACCGTTTCCATGACCTGGCCGCATTCCGCGCCGAGAGCGAGAACTATCGCCCGGTGGCCGAAGCCGTTCAGGAACTGCTCGACAAGGGGCGCCTGTCGCCGGAAGCACACAAGACCATCCACGGTTTCCTCGGCAACGAAGGCGAAGCCCTGTTGACCGCGGTCAACGATGGCGATACCGAAGCCAGCGCCCGCCTGGTGCGCGAGCTGCTCGACCGCCACGGCACCGGCCGCGTGCTGTTCCGTAACACCCGCGCCGCGGTGCAGGGTTTCCCCGAGCGCAAACTGCACCCGTACCCGCTGCCATGCCCGGACGAATACCTCGAACTGCCGCTGGGCGATCACGCCGAGCTGTACCCGGAAGTCAGCTTCCAGGCCCAGCCGGACGCCAGCGAAGAACAGCGCTGGTGGAAATTCGACCCGCGCGTCGAGTGGCTGATCGATCAGCTGAAAATGCTCAAGCGCACCAAAGTGCTGGTGATCTGCGCCCACGCAGAAACCGCCATGGATCTGGAAGACGCCCTGCGCGTACGTTCCGGCATTCCGGCCACGGTGTTCCACGAGGGCATGAACATCCTCGAGCGTGACCGCGCCGCCGCCTACTTCGCCGACGAAGAATTTGGCGCACAGGTGCTGATCTGCTCGGAAATCGGCAGTGAAGGTCGTAACTTCCAGTTCGCCCACCACCTGGTGCTGTTCGATCTGCCGTCGCACCCGGACCTGCTCGAGCAACGTATCGGCCGTCTCGACCGGATCGGCCAGAAGCACATCATCGAACTGCACGTGCCGTACCTGGAAACCAGCCCGCAAGAGCGCCTGTTCCAGTGGTACCACGAAGCGCTGAACGCCTTCCTCAATACCTGCCCGACCGGCAACGCCTTGCAGCATCAGTTCGGCCCGCGCCTGCTGCCACTGCTTGAAGAAGCCGATGACGGCGAGTGGCAAGCCCTGATCGACGAAGCGCGCGCCGAGCGCGAGCGTCTGGAGCAAGAGCTGCACACCGGTCGCGACCGTCTGCTGGAACTCAACTCCGGCGGTGCTGGCGAAGGTGACGCGCTGGTCGAGGCGATCCTTGAGCAGGACGACCAGTTCGCCCTGCCGATCTACATGGAAACCCTGTTCGACGCGTTCGGTATCGACAGCGAAGACCACTCGGAAAACGCCCTGATCCTCAAGCCGAGCGAGAAGATGCTCGACGCCAGCTTCCCGCTGGGCGACGACGAAGGCGTGACCATCACCTACGACCGCAACCAGGCGCTGTCGCGCGAAGACATGCAGTTCATCACCTGGGAACACCCGATGGTGCAGGGCGGCATGGACCTGGTGCTGTCCGGTTCGATGGGTAATACCGCCGTCGCGCTGATCAAGAACAAGGCGCTGAAACCGGGCACCGTGCTGCTGGAACTGCTCTACGTCAGCGAAGTGGTGGCCCCGCGTTCGCTGCAACTGGGCCGCTACCTGCCGCCGGCTGCGCTACGCTGCCTGCTCGACGCCAACGGCAACGACCTGTCGCCACGGGTCTCGTTCGAAACCCTCAACGATCAACTGGAAAGCGTGCCACGTGCCAGCGCCAACAAGTTCATCCAGGCCCAGCGCGATCAGCTGACGCCGCGGATCAACGCCGGTGAAGACAAGATCACCCCGCGTCACGCCGAGCGCGTGGCCGAGGCCCGTCGTCGTCTGGCCGCCGATACCGACGAAGAACTGGCGCGCCTGACCGCGTTGCAAGCGGTCAACCCGACCGTACGCGACAGCGAACTGGATGCGTTGCGCAAGCAGCGTGAACTGGGCCTGGCGATGCTGGATAAAGCGGCACTGCGTCTGGAAGCGATCCGGGTGTTGGTGGCGGGTTAA
- a CDS encoding aminotransferase class V-fold PLP-dependent enzyme, producing MNAEAVGYLRAATPGCARIIHFNHAGASLPSQATLDAIIEQLQREALGGPMEAADTQLQHRARSAAATLLNAAPEDVAFASSGSAAWSQAFNALGPWQPGERILVGRHEWAGNLACMAEAVKAGARLQVIPCDTDGAVDPQALARMIDRNVRLIALTWLPANGGLINPAERIGQVARQHGVPYFIDAGQALGQLPCDVRALQCDVLKGAGRKFLRGPRGTALMYIRGAFLQRLLPQQRDVLSAPWDGRRFTLRDDARRFETSEVSLALLAGLANALEEHNRIGAGAIRQRIQRLSDHLRQRLPSIPGLTLRNLGPADQQSGLIAFTLEGWDCVELKQALAARRINIGANGVAYTPLDMQARGLESLARVAVSYLNTEEEIEALLDNLGELAASPQISISTHKP from the coding sequence GTGAATGCCGAGGCCGTCGGATATCTGCGAGCGGCCACGCCCGGCTGCGCCCGGATCATTCACTTCAACCATGCGGGTGCCTCCCTTCCGAGCCAGGCAACCCTCGATGCAATCATCGAGCAGTTGCAACGCGAAGCGCTCGGCGGCCCGATGGAGGCCGCTGATACTCAACTGCAGCACAGAGCACGCAGCGCCGCCGCGACACTGCTCAATGCGGCCCCGGAAGACGTCGCTTTCGCCAGCAGCGGCTCGGCGGCATGGAGTCAGGCGTTCAATGCGCTGGGGCCATGGCAACCCGGCGAGCGGATCCTCGTCGGACGTCACGAATGGGCCGGTAATCTGGCCTGCATGGCTGAAGCGGTAAAGGCCGGTGCGCGACTGCAGGTGATCCCCTGCGATACCGATGGCGCTGTCGATCCGCAAGCGCTCGCGCGGATGATCGACCGCAATGTGCGCCTGATCGCCCTGACCTGGCTGCCGGCCAATGGCGGCCTGATCAACCCCGCCGAGCGGATCGGCCAGGTCGCGCGACAACATGGAGTCCCCTACTTCATCGACGCCGGTCAGGCGCTGGGGCAGTTGCCCTGCGACGTTCGAGCGTTGCAGTGCGATGTGCTCAAGGGCGCCGGGCGCAAGTTTTTGCGCGGCCCGCGCGGTACGGCATTGATGTACATCCGGGGGGCGTTTCTGCAACGGCTGTTGCCACAGCAACGTGATGTGTTGTCAGCCCCGTGGGATGGCCGGCGCTTCACCTTGCGCGATGATGCGCGCCGTTTTGAAACCAGTGAAGTGTCGCTGGCCCTGCTGGCCGGGCTGGCCAATGCGCTGGAAGAACACAATCGGATCGGCGCAGGGGCGATTCGCCAACGCATCCAGCGCTTGAGCGATCACCTGCGTCAACGCCTGCCGAGCATTCCCGGCCTGACCCTGCGCAATCTCGGTCCGGCGGACCAACAGTCCGGGCTGATCGCCTTCACCCTGGAAGGCTGGGATTGTGTCGAACTGAAACAGGCGCTGGCTGCACGGCGAATCAACATCGGCGCCAACGGCGTGGCCTACACGCCCCTCGACATGCAGGCCCGCGGGCTCGAAAGCCTGGCGCGGGTCGCGGTGAGTTATCTCAACACTGAAGAGGAAATCGAGGCGTTGCTGGACAATCTGGGCGAACTGGCGGCCTCGCCTCAGATCTCGATATCGACCCACAAGCCCTGA
- a CDS encoding MFS transporter — protein sequence MQNSTQAANAWRILFLLFLANLFNFFDRTIPAIIIEPIRMEWHLSDFQLGIVGTAFTLVYAIAGLPLGRMADTGSRSKLMGWGLATWSALTAVNGLVGSFWSFLLVRMGIGIGEASYAPAANSLIGDLFPAHRRARAMGIFMLGLPLGLLLAFFTIGAMVKAFDSWRAPFFIAAVPGLILAVFMFFIKEPKRGAAETVQVSQERVDKPIRRVLAVPTFLWLVMAGLCFNFATYACNSFLVPMLQRYFLMPLQDAAVATGVIVGITGLIGLTLGGWIADKIHQRVANGRLLFAGFSLIISTLCTAWALHAGRVEIGVFVAVFSVGWLFAYNFYTCVYTAIQDVVEPRLRATAMALFFAGLYLLGGGLGPVVVGALSDHFAKSAMLSAGAEQMTEAFKAVGLHDAMYLIPVALFFTMVFLFLAARCFVRDAQRMREGLVAVVEPDVSVATA from the coding sequence ATGCAGAACTCGACCCAAGCGGCGAATGCCTGGCGCATTCTGTTCCTGTTGTTCCTTGCCAACCTGTTCAATTTCTTCGACCGCACCATTCCGGCGATCATCATCGAGCCGATCCGCATGGAATGGCACCTCAGCGACTTTCAACTGGGGATCGTCGGCACCGCTTTCACCCTGGTTTATGCGATCGCCGGCCTGCCGTTGGGGCGCATGGCTGATACCGGTTCGCGCAGCAAACTGATGGGCTGGGGCCTGGCGACCTGGAGCGCGCTGACGGCGGTCAACGGTCTGGTCGGCAGCTTCTGGAGTTTTCTGCTGGTGCGCATGGGCATCGGTATTGGCGAGGCCAGTTATGCACCGGCGGCCAACTCGCTGATCGGTGACCTGTTCCCGGCGCACCGTCGGGCGCGGGCCATGGGTATTTTCATGCTCGGCCTGCCGTTGGGCCTGCTGTTGGCGTTCTTCACCATCGGCGCGATGGTCAAGGCCTTCGACAGCTGGCGCGCGCCGTTCTTTATCGCGGCGGTGCCGGGGCTGATCCTCGCGGTGTTCATGTTCTTCATCAAGGAGCCGAAACGCGGTGCGGCGGAAACCGTCCAGGTCTCGCAGGAAAGAGTCGACAAGCCGATCCGCCGAGTACTCGCGGTGCCGACATTCTTGTGGCTGGTGATGGCCGGTTTGTGCTTCAACTTCGCCACCTATGCCTGCAACTCGTTCCTGGTGCCGATGCTGCAGCGCTACTTCCTGATGCCGTTGCAGGATGCGGCGGTGGCGACCGGGGTGATTGTCGGTATCACCGGGCTGATCGGCCTGACCCTCGGCGGCTGGATCGCCGACAAGATTCATCAGCGGGTCGCCAACGGGCGGCTGCTGTTTGCCGGCTTCAGTCTGATCATCTCGACCCTGTGCACGGCGTGGGCGCTGCATGCCGGACGGGTCGAGATCGGCGTGTTCGTTGCGGTGTTCAGCGTCGGCTGGCTGTTTGCCTATAACTTCTATACCTGCGTGTACACGGCGATTCAGGACGTGGTCGAACCGCGCCTGCGGGCGACGGCGATGGCGCTGTTCTTTGCCGGGTTGTACCTGCTCGGTGGCGGCTTGGGTCCGGTGGTGGTGGGAGCCTTGTCCGATCACTTTGCCAAATCGGCGATGCTCTCGGCAGGCGCCGAACAGATGACCGAGGCATTCAAGGCTGTGGGGCTGCATGATGCGATGTACCTGATTCCGGTGGCGCTGTTTTTCACCATGGTGTTTCTGTTTCTGGCAGCGCGGTGTTTTGTGCGCGATGCGCAGCGGATGAGGGAGGGGTTGGTGGCTGTGGTTGAGCCTGATGTTTCTGTGGCGACGGCATGA
- the ccoM gene encoding cytochrome c oxidase subunit CcoM — protein sequence MFFDNVVFAGVLTVGLMVLFFAGFGFFIWKDANKRKK from the coding sequence ATGTTTTTCGATAACGTGGTGTTTGCCGGGGTTCTGACCGTAGGTCTCATGGTTCTGTTTTTTGCAGGGTTTGGATTTTTTATCTGGAAGGATGCGAATAAGCGCAAGAAGTAG
- a CDS encoding YkgJ family cysteine cluster protein: MSEVSPCLNCGACCSHFRVSFFWGECASSGGTVPDELVTQISPSRVAMNGTDCKSPRCTALVGEVGSQVQCSIYEQRSSPCREFESSWENGEQNVDCDKARARFGLPPLEPDWNQIPYEQSA, translated from the coding sequence ATGTCCGAAGTCAGTCCGTGTCTGAATTGCGGTGCCTGCTGTTCCCATTTTCGCGTGTCTTTTTTCTGGGGTGAATGCGCCTCCTCCGGCGGAACGGTGCCCGATGAACTGGTCACCCAGATCAGCCCCAGTCGGGTGGCAATGAACGGCACCGACTGCAAATCGCCGCGGTGTACGGCGTTGGTCGGCGAGGTGGGCAGCCAGGTGCAGTGCTCGATTTACGAACAGCGTTCCAGCCCCTGCCGCGAATTCGAGTCGTCCTGGGAAAACGGCGAACAGAATGTCGATTGCGACAAGGCGCGCGCCCGCTTCGGCTTGCCGCCGCTTGAGCCTGACTGGAATCAGATCCCTTACGAGCAAAGCGCCTGA
- a CDS encoding bifunctional diguanylate cyclase/phosphodiesterase, with translation MEWLGLQFVTELPESGQVILDCTHNPLLVLVAYLVACAASFATLDMAERVGHAEDPGSQRVWRWIGASCLAGGIWAMHFIAMLAFQAPIEVHYDLAITLFSLLIALLASWLAMHTLSEPQPSLVHYLKTAIVIGLGIAGMHYVGMAAMHSAATAYYQPLLFCLSIVIAIGASFAALWVAGYLREGSGRFHQLLKYTAAVILGAGIISMHFTGMAALHLVLPEGTAPTMASETSHLQLGLTVALIILLILGSAISAALADKKLQNKEHDLRRVNALLGQLDQARMSLQQVANYDALTNLINRRGFNQIFAEKLNQKTSEGGMLAVMFLDIDHFKRINDSLGHDAGDALLKVIANHIKGSVRSHEDVVARFGGDEFCILIGLHDREEARNMAQRIMLKMKEPIELAGRRMVMTTSIGISLFPDDGTTCEELLKHADLALYQSKGAGRNGLHFFSSNMKTRASLELQLEEELRHALREENGLMLYYQPIFELKTGRVTKLEALIRWQHPVHGLLAPDRFIAIAETNGLIAELDNWVLRRACTDLGELTRHGCDELKIAWNCSPLNLAREELADEIENALRTAGVAPERLELEVTENALMGNIANTLVLLRQIRALGVSLSIDDFGTGYSSLAYLKRLPLNTLKIDRSFILDIPKATADMEIVQAIIVMAHTLHLQVVTEGVESLEQYEFLERSGCDFIQGYLLSRPVPLDELRPVLEEINQRKHSHAVNPLSLARGTFVPVSLDPSAKSPAPHAGASIVRPIR, from the coding sequence ATGGAGTGGCTTGGTTTGCAGTTTGTTACCGAGCTGCCGGAGAGCGGGCAGGTCATTCTCGATTGCACCCATAATCCCTTGCTGGTGCTGGTGGCCTATCTGGTCGCCTGCGCCGCGAGTTTTGCCACCCTCGACATGGCCGAGCGGGTCGGGCATGCCGAAGACCCGGGCTCGCAACGGGTGTGGCGCTGGATCGGCGCCTCGTGCCTGGCCGGCGGCATCTGGGCCATGCATTTCATCGCCATGCTCGCATTCCAGGCGCCGATCGAAGTCCACTACGATCTGGCGATTACCCTGTTCTCCCTGCTGATCGCCCTGCTCGCCTCGTGGCTGGCGATGCACACCTTGAGTGAGCCGCAACCCAGCCTGGTGCACTACCTGAAAACCGCGATCGTCATTGGCCTGGGCATCGCCGGCATGCATTACGTCGGCATGGCGGCGATGCACTCGGCGGCCACTGCCTACTATCAGCCACTGCTGTTCTGCCTGTCGATCGTGATTGCCATCGGCGCCAGCTTCGCCGCACTGTGGGTCGCCGGTTATCTGCGTGAAGGCAGCGGGCGTTTTCATCAATTGCTCAAATACACCGCCGCAGTGATCCTCGGCGCCGGCATCATCAGCATGCACTTCACCGGCATGGCCGCGTTGCATCTGGTCTTGCCCGAAGGCACCGCGCCGACCATGGCGAGCGAAACCAGCCATCTGCAACTGGGTCTGACGGTCGCGCTGATCATCCTGCTGATTCTCGGCAGCGCGATCAGTGCGGCACTCGCCGACAAGAAACTGCAGAACAAGGAGCACGACCTGCGCCGGGTCAACGCCCTGCTCGGCCAGCTCGATCAGGCGCGCATGTCACTGCAGCAAGTGGCCAATTACGACGCGCTGACCAACCTGATCAACCGCCGCGGTTTCAACCAGATCTTCGCCGAAAAACTCAACCAGAAAACCAGCGAAGGCGGCATGCTCGCGGTGATGTTTCTCGACATCGACCACTTCAAAAGGATCAACGACAGCCTCGGCCATGACGCCGGTGACGCCCTGCTCAAAGTCATCGCCAATCACATCAAAGGCTCGGTGCGCAGCCATGAAGACGTGGTTGCGCGCTTCGGCGGCGACGAGTTCTGCATCCTGATCGGCCTGCATGACCGCGAAGAAGCGCGCAACATGGCGCAACGGATCATGCTGAAAATGAAGGAGCCGATCGAACTGGCCGGACGGCGTATGGTGATGACCACCAGCATCGGCATCAGCCTGTTTCCCGACGACGGCACCACCTGCGAAGAACTGCTCAAGCACGCGGATCTGGCGCTCTATCAATCCAAAGGCGCCGGGCGTAACGGCCTGCATTTTTTCAGCTCCAACATGAAGACCCGCGCCAGCCTCGAACTGCAACTGGAAGAAGAACTGCGCCACGCCCTGCGCGAAGAAAACGGGCTGATGCTCTACTACCAGCCGATTTTCGAACTGAAAACCGGTCGAGTGACCAAACTCGAAGCGCTGATTCGCTGGCAGCACCCGGTGCATGGCTTGCTGGCCCCGGATCGTTTCATCGCGATTGCCGAAACCAACGGCCTGATTGCCGAACTGGATAACTGGGTTCTGCGCCGGGCCTGCACCGACCTTGGCGAACTGACGCGCCACGGCTGCGACGAACTGAAAATCGCCTGGAACTGCTCGCCGCTCAACCTTGCCCGGGAAGAACTCGCCGATGAAATCGAAAATGCGCTGCGCACCGCTGGCGTCGCGCCGGAACGCCTGGAACTGGAAGTCACCGAAAATGCGCTGATGGGCAACATCGCCAACACCCTGGTGTTGCTGCGGCAGATCCGCGCCCTCGGGGTGTCGCTGTCAATCGACGACTTCGGCACCGGTTATTCATCGCTGGCCTACCTCAAGCGCCTGCCGCTCAACACACTGAAGATCGACCGTTCGTTCATCCTCGACATCCCCAAGGCAACCGCCGACATGGAGATCGTCCAGGCGATCATCGTCATGGCCCACACCCTGCATCTGCAGGTGGTGACCGAAGGCGTGGAAAGCCTGGAGCAGTACGAATTCCTTGAGCGCTCGGGCTGCGATTTCATTCAGGGCTACCTGCTCAGCCGTCCGGTGCCGCTGGACGAGTTACGCCCGGTGCTGGAAGAAATCAATCAGCGTAAACACTCGCATGCGGTCAATCCGTTGAGTCTGGCGCGCGGTACATTTGTACCAGTGTCGCTGGATCCTTCTGCAAAAAGCCCTGCGCCCCATGCAGGCGCATCAATTGTGCGGCCAATCCGCTGA